In Mycobacterium sp. ITM-2016-00317, the genomic window GCGAACAAGATCCTCAACGACCACGGGCTGATGGTGCCCAACTGGCCGCTGGAGTGGGGCGGCAAGGACTGGACGCCGGTTCAGCACCAGATCTGGCTCGACGAGATGCAGCTGGCGAGCGTGCCGGAACCCCTGACGTTCAACGCCAAGATGGTCGGCCCGGTGATCGCCGAGTTCGGTAGCCAGGAGCTCAAGGAACGCTTCCTGCCACCCACGGCCGCCGTCGACATCTGGTGGTGCCAGGGCTTCTCCGAGCCGGAGGCGGGCTCGGACCTCGCGTCGCTGCGGACCACCGCGCTGCGCGACGGCGACAGCTACGTCGTCAACGGCCAGAAGACGTGGACGACGCTGGGCCAGTACGCCGACTGGATCTTCTGCCTGGTGCGCACCGATCCCAACGCCCCGAAGAAGCAGGCCGGCATCTCGTTCCTGCTCATCGACATGAACACCCCCGGCATCACGTTGCGGCCGATCAAGCTGATCGACGGCAGCTACGAGGTCAACGAGGTCTTCTTCGAAGACGTCCGGGTGCCCGCCGACCAGCTCGTCGGCGAGGAGAACCAGGGTTGGTCGTACGCGAAGTTCCTGCTGGGCAACGAGCGCACCGGGATCACGCAGATCGGCCGCACGAAACTCCGTCTCTCGGAGGTCAAGGAACGCGCGAAGGCGAACGGCCTGCTCGACGACCCACTGTTCGCGGCGCGGCTGGCCGAGACCGAGAACGACGTCCTGGCGCTGGAACTGACCCAGA contains:
- a CDS encoding acyl-CoA dehydrogenase family protein is translated as MQLALTPEEAAFRDELRTFYRTKIPAEIRERTRTATEANRDDVVTANKILNDHGLMVPNWPLEWGGKDWTPVQHQIWLDEMQLASVPEPLTFNAKMVGPVIAEFGSQELKERFLPPTAAVDIWWCQGFSEPEAGSDLASLRTTALRDGDSYVVNGQKTWTTLGQYADWIFCLVRTDPNAPKKQAGISFLLIDMNTPGITLRPIKLIDGSYEVNEVFFEDVRVPADQLVGEENQGWSYAKFLLGNERTGITQIGRTKLRLSEVKERAKANGLLDDPLFAARLAETENDVLALELTQMRVASSSKSGKPNPASSVLKLRASELQQAATELLVEVAGADALPFGSDGIASAEWAQDAAPRYLNYRKTSIYGGSNEVQRTIIASTILGL